The Gammaproteobacteria bacterium genome window below encodes:
- a CDS encoding cytoskeleton protein RodZ, translating to MNTQLLDNSFENTVEKSNSTTLDTASALLMNAPLEGKEGKKMENADPGSLLRRAREERRQTQAEIAAMLRLNVNVITALEENNYAHLPLPTFVRGYLRSYAKLLDMAPEPIIAAYERQGVITQPPVTLFIRNQSSNDRIWHFFSYVVIAGLIALVAIWWRSDPPANVKNTVVEQTVSPQTPEVKHGSTPQDKSLAAQLSRELAEIVGAGPPPEDASTSPTHTPTTEVAATTPTPASDAAPVSTDTSVSSTGAAIVPSTPAAPVEANTQSLAASTTPSSDAQSTVTVRATVKTWIKIQDHKDKKLFNDFIKAGQSKTIQGKPPFKVHLKRTKGVTIDYNGQPFDFHSYIKDKSADFLLDKKP from the coding sequence ATGAATACGCAACTGTTAGATAATTCTTTCGAAAATACTGTAGAAAAATCGAATTCAACAACGCTGGATACTGCTTCTGCTCTACTAATGAACGCACCATTGGAAGGAAAAGAAGGAAAAAAGATGGAAAACGCTGATCCAGGAAGCCTGCTGCGACGGGCACGGGAAGAACGTCGCCAGACCCAGGCAGAGATCGCTGCCATGTTGCGCTTAAATGTCAATGTAATTACTGCGCTTGAGGAAAATAATTATGCCCATCTTCCGCTTCCTACCTTTGTTCGGGGTTATTTGCGCAGCTACGCCAAACTCCTTGATATGGCACCAGAACCAATTATTGCCGCTTATGAACGCCAAGGCGTGATCACTCAGCCTCCTGTGACTCTGTTTATTCGAAATCAATCCTCTAATGATCGCATTTGGCATTTTTTTAGTTATGTTGTAATTGCCGGATTGATTGCGCTGGTGGCGATATGGTGGCGGAGCGATCCTCCTGCTAATGTAAAAAATACGGTTGTGGAACAGACAGTATCTCCTCAGACACCGGAGGTTAAGCATGGCTCCACGCCGCAGGATAAATCGCTTGCGGCGCAGTTGTCCCGTGAGTTGGCGGAAATTGTCGGCGCGGGTCCCCCTCCCGAGGATGCGTCCACCTCGCCGACGCACACCCCAACAACGGAAGTTGCCGCTACTACTCCAACCCCAGCATCGGATGCTGCTCCTGTGTCTACTGATACATCGGTGTCATCTACCGGCGCTGCGATTGTCCCGTCAACTCCTGCGGCTCCTGTTGAAGCCAATACCCAATCTTTGGCGGCAAGCACAACACCATCTTCTGATGCGCAATCCACAGTGACCGTGCGAGCAACGGTGAAGACCTGGATTAAAATTCAAGATCATAAGGATAAAAAACTATTTAATGATTTTATTAAGGCCGGCCAGTCAAAAACTATTCAGGGAAAACCTCCTTTCAAGGTTCATTTGAAACGTACTAAGGGGGTAACTATCGATTACAATGGGCAACCATTTGATTTTCATTCTTACATTAAAGACAAATCGGCAGATTTTCTCTTGGATAAAAAACCTTAA
- the metZ gene encoding O-succinylhomoserine sulfhydrylase: protein MIDPIEIEFSNNFATRAVRAGQVRTTEGEQSEPIFTTSSYVFANAAEAAARFSGEIPGNIYSRFTNPTIRTFEKRLASLEGGEACVATASGMAAILAVCMALLRAGDHVIASRSIFGSTILLFSNILSRFGVETSFVPLIELAAWKTALRSTTRLLFLETPSNPLCELADIMAVAELAHAHGAWLAVDNAFCTPALQRPLELGADLVIHSATKYLDGQGRCLGGAVVGNRTLVGEGVYSFIRTAGPSMSPFNAWIFLKGLETLALRMTAHCTAAMHLASWLVEQPGVACVHYPGLPSHPQHALAARQQGAFGGILSFELEGGRAAAWRFIDAVRLLSITANLGDTKSTITHPASTTHGRITPEARATAGITEGLIRVSVGLEDVRDLQLDLQRGLAAAGCG from the coding sequence GTGATCGATCCCATTGAAATTGAATTTAGTAATAATTTCGCCACTCGCGCAGTGCGAGCCGGTCAAGTACGCACCACGGAAGGAGAACAATCTGAACCTATTTTTACAACCTCAAGCTATGTTTTTGCTAATGCCGCCGAGGCGGCAGCGCGTTTTTCAGGAGAAATTCCGGGTAATATCTACTCGCGATTCACCAATCCTACGATTCGTACTTTTGAAAAACGTCTGGCGAGCCTAGAGGGAGGCGAGGCGTGCGTGGCTACTGCTTCGGGGATGGCGGCAATTCTTGCTGTGTGCATGGCACTGCTCCGCGCTGGCGATCATGTTATTGCCTCGCGGAGCATTTTTGGTTCAACGATCTTGCTCTTCTCCAATATCTTGTCGCGTTTTGGAGTGGAAACGAGTTTCGTTCCACTAATTGAGCTCGCTGCTTGGAAAACGGCATTGCGTTCTACTACCCGTTTATTATTTTTAGAGACGCCATCCAATCCACTGTGTGAATTGGCCGATATCATGGCGGTAGCGGAGTTGGCCCATGCTCATGGAGCGTGGCTGGCGGTGGACAATGCTTTTTGTACCCCTGCCCTACAACGTCCATTGGAATTAGGCGCAGATTTAGTTATTCATTCAGCGACTAAATACCTTGATGGACAGGGGCGTTGCTTGGGGGGAGCTGTGGTAGGTAATCGTACCTTGGTGGGTGAAGGAGTTTACAGTTTTATTCGCACTGCGGGTCCCAGTATGAGTCCTTTCAATGCCTGGATTTTCCTCAAGGGACTGGAAACGTTGGCGCTGCGCATGACGGCACACTGCACCGCAGCGATGCATTTGGCTTCGTGGTTGGTGGAACAGCCGGGAGTCGCGTGTGTTCATTATCCGGGTCTGCCTAGCCATCCCCAACATGCCCTTGCCGCGCGTCAGCAAGGTGCTTTTGGCGGTATTCTCTCTTTCGAGCTGGAAGGTGGGCGCGCGGCGGCCTGGCGTTTTATCGATGCCGTGCGTCTACTTTCCATCACCGCCAACTTAGGCGACACCAAAAGCACGATTACCCACCCCGCGAGTACAACCCATGGACGAATTACCCCGGAGGCACGGGCCACGGCGGGGATTACGGAGGGGCTGATCCGGGTCTCGGTAGGATTGGAAGATGTCCGCGATCTTCAACTGGATCTACAACGCGGACTCGCCGCTGCTGGTTGCGGATGA
- a CDS encoding (2Fe-2S) ferredoxin domain-containing protein, producing the protein MAASDPHYQYHLFFCTNLRVNGAPCCGEYHAQQARDHAKKRIESLKSILSGRIRVNNAGCLDRCGSGPVVVIYPEGTWYTYKNQDDIDEIIDEHLIHGRVLERLKI; encoded by the coding sequence ATGGCCGCTTCTGATCCCCATTATCAATATCATCTTTTCTTTTGTACCAATCTTCGTGTGAATGGCGCTCCTTGCTGTGGCGAGTACCATGCCCAGCAAGCACGTGACCACGCTAAAAAACGGATTGAGTCCCTCAAATCAATTCTTTCAGGTAGAATTCGTGTCAATAACGCCGGTTGCCTTGACCGTTGCGGGAGTGGACCAGTCGTCGTCATTTATCCTGAGGGTACCTGGTATACTTACAAAAACCAGGATGATATTGACGAAATCATTGATGAACATCTCATTCATGGACGAGTACTGGAACGGCTAAAAATTTGA
- a CDS encoding pantetheine-phosphate adenylyltransferase: MRQSKIINSSQWRPIYGYPGTFDPFTYGHLSVVTQMLRGDRNLQLEILVARNPEKKITYTIEERAWMIEQMLDRLPQSMRRRVRVAIVSGATVDYAYEQGIGFLIKGLRNAVDYQYEHDLATLNADVQARRRQHSVTTLYIDQVDDSLSNVSSSNLKLLGQLGMTLQNYAPAFDREILKMRQSGLLFIGAAGGIASGKTTFCEQIAIYAKKKQLPVYHISLDMIGRRIHEEIGNVSPRIQITRDLIADMFGTVVINPDGTIHRKNLAAIVFNDPNRLKQLTAVMMEPILFYMGQAIQQLNAGIVLIESATFLEYNLTELVDENMLIVSVPAEVQRERIAAKFTGEQVEHRLKHQMSYDQLLTGITTRQSKETLRLLLNFPGNSNFTPDDLEFFYQALLQEYQLRQHVQRTKYLFIPKFLVILDPKKFFMEIETNYNQHKLGYHNQLHIKEMLTNFETIKPQLGLDIATELAFYLAILLHDIIYDPAKKDNEAQSAVYADNFICRHVISPEIDIALVKRLIFATAGHFELQGSLTFLEQLILDLDKLILASPWPRLLDYETRIYTEYAPIYPRKIYIEKRSVILKRWLDQQTEGNPIFVSELIREGYEKTATVQLQRLINYLKLESESL, translated from the coding sequence ATGCGACAAAGCAAGATTATTAATTCATCTCAATGGCGACCAATTTATGGATATCCCGGTACCTTCGATCCTTTTACCTATGGACATCTATCGGTAGTAACCCAGATGTTACGTGGTGATCGAAATTTACAGCTTGAAATACTCGTGGCACGCAATCCTGAAAAAAAAATAACCTATACCATTGAAGAACGCGCGTGGATGATTGAACAAATGCTCGATCGGCTTCCGCAATCAATGCGCAGGCGCGTTCGCGTTGCCATCGTTTCTGGGGCCACGGTCGATTATGCTTATGAACAGGGCATTGGATTTTTAATCAAAGGATTGCGTAACGCAGTCGATTATCAATATGAGCACGACCTGGCGACACTGAATGCCGATGTACAGGCGCGTCGACGACAACATTCGGTCACCACGCTCTATATTGATCAAGTTGATGATTCCCTAAGCAACGTAAGCTCAAGCAACCTCAAACTGCTTGGTCAACTCGGCATGACGCTGCAAAATTACGCACCTGCGTTTGATCGTGAAATATTGAAAATGCGTCAAAGCGGACTTTTATTTATTGGGGCTGCTGGCGGCATCGCTTCTGGAAAGACAACCTTCTGCGAACAAATTGCCATTTATGCTAAAAAAAAACAACTCCCCGTTTATCATATCAGTCTCGATATGATCGGACGTAGAATCCATGAAGAAATTGGTAACGTTTCTCCACGTATTCAAATCACGCGAGACTTGATTGCTGATATGTTTGGAACCGTAGTTATAAACCCTGACGGTACGATTCATCGTAAAAATCTTGCTGCTATTGTATTCAATGATCCGAACCGACTCAAACAATTAACTGCTGTGATGATGGAACCTATTTTGTTTTACATGGGGCAGGCAATTCAACAGCTCAATGCTGGTATTGTACTTATTGAAAGCGCTACTTTCTTGGAATATAACCTCACTGAATTAGTGGACGAAAATATGTTAATTGTTTCAGTCCCTGCCGAAGTTCAACGTGAACGCATCGCTGCTAAGTTCACAGGCGAACAAGTAGAGCATCGACTTAAACATCAAATGAGCTACGACCAATTGCTAACGGGCATCACCACCCGTCAATCAAAGGAAACACTGCGATTGCTGCTCAATTTTCCTGGCAACAGCAACTTTACCCCAGATGATCTTGAATTTTTTTATCAAGCCTTATTGCAAGAATATCAACTTCGCCAACATGTTCAACGTACTAAATATTTATTTATTCCAAAATTTCTGGTCATTTTGGATCCTAAAAAATTTTTCATGGAAATAGAAACCAATTATAATCAGCACAAACTTGGGTATCACAATCAGCTTCACATCAAGGAAATGCTAACGAATTTTGAAACCATCAAGCCGCAACTCGGGCTAGACATTGCGACCGAGCTTGCATTTTATTTAGCGATTTTGCTTCATGACATCATTTACGATCCCGCAAAAAAAGATAATGAAGCCCAAAGCGCAGTGTATGCAGATAACTTCATTTGTCGGCATGTGATTAGCCCTGAAATTGATATTGCGTTGGTAAAACGTCTTATCTTCGCAACCGCAGGTCATTTTGAATTACAAGGCAGCCTTACTTTTCTTGAACAACTAATACTTGATCTGGATAAATTAATTCTCGCCTCGCCCTGGCCACGCCTCCTTGATTATGAAACTCGTATTTACACAGAATATGCTCCGATTTATCCACGCAAAATTTATATAGAAAAACGTAGTGTCATTCTTAAACGTTGGCTGGATCAACAAACGGAAGGGAATCCAATATTTGTCAGTGAATTAATAAGGGAAGGTTATGAAAAAACTGCTACGGTTCAACTTCAACGGCTAATTAATTACCTAAAGTTAGAATCAGAATCTTTATAA
- a CDS encoding soluble lytic murein transglycosylase: MMKSDAGLKQTLKSKSTLARDILALFLLAISVTPSAETVTPAFHAFIERETNAWGVNAALVKAVIMVESGFYSDARSSKGAMGLMQLMPDTARRFGVENPMDPLQNITGGVRYLRFLLDSFAGDLSLALAGYNAGENSVIRYGGLPPYPETKEYVERVLDILHDYESIPPKGIEGNAHRKNWRILGVPSKTRSASSLIQKFNQYSSLMRSDAVFPKFDSCRIGRVCKFSENDKQQLITRRLRWQSEARLKRITLRDEQSRIP; encoded by the coding sequence ATGATGAAGTCAGACGCAGGATTGAAACAAACACTAAAATCAAAAAGTACTCTCGCCAGAGATATTCTGGCGCTATTTTTGTTGGCCATCAGCGTGACACCATCAGCCGAGACGGTTACTCCTGCCTTTCACGCATTCATTGAACGCGAGACTAACGCGTGGGGAGTAAACGCGGCCTTGGTCAAGGCCGTTATCATGGTGGAATCTGGTTTTTATTCCGATGCTCGTTCATCTAAGGGCGCTATGGGATTGATGCAATTAATGCCGGACACCGCGCGTCGATTTGGCGTGGAGAATCCCATGGATCCATTACAAAATATTACTGGTGGTGTACGTTATTTACGATTTTTGCTTGATAGCTTTGCAGGCGACCTGTCCTTAGCACTCGCCGGATATAATGCCGGAGAAAATTCCGTGATTCGCTATGGAGGTCTTCCACCATATCCAGAAACCAAGGAATACGTAGAACGAGTATTAGATATTTTGCATGATTATGAATCTATTCCACCAAAAGGAATAGAAGGGAATGCTCATCGAAAGAATTGGCGCATCCTCGGGGTTCCTTCAAAAACTCGGTCAGCGTCAAGTCTTATCCAGAAGTTTAATCAGTATTCTTCATTGATGCGTAGTGATGCTGTTTTTCCAAAATTTGATTCTTGCCGAATAGGTCGTGTCTGCAAATTTTCAGAAAATGACAAACAACAATTGATTACTAGGCGTCTACGTTGGCAAAGTGAGGCCAGGTTAAAGCGGATCACGCTGCGTGATGAACAGTCAAGAATCCCATGA
- a CDS encoding conserved hypothetical protein (Evidence 4 : Unknown function but conserved in other organisms), translating to MNEFIKAHKILIISSVYFLISMLFFGYRALYLDRQLIIADLQKINSYLRNEYNDLEEQYAVLTKDDNSSGFVIHSISDFLRHFNDIAKKNDIIIRKLTPDPQDRIKFSIEILVDYYKFLHFSSDMESLDVTITNLQVHPYSMGELDKDNKYKSLPQHVISFTITPRNDGKPLASERLVALKKMVELKDKRNPFQRFAFDAKQRIVNPSVDLTWIYRLTGIGKDQKGPYATIDRSDYYVGDMLDGNKKIDKVLADRVNLVEETPNGKQSYVMKFRSVPISKP from the coding sequence ATGAATGAATTTATAAAAGCCCATAAAATCTTGATTATCTCATCTGTTTATTTTTTGATTTCCATGTTATTTTTTGGCTATCGAGCCTTGTATCTAGATCGTCAATTAATCATTGCGGATCTCCAGAAGATTAATAGCTATCTGCGCAATGAATATAATGATCTTGAAGAACAATATGCTGTATTGACTAAGGATGATAATTCCTCTGGTTTTGTTATTCATTCTATTTCAGATTTCTTGAGGCATTTTAACGATATCGCTAAAAAAAATGATATTATTATTAGAAAGCTCACACCGGATCCACAAGATCGTATTAAATTTTCCATCGAAATTTTGGTTGATTACTATAAATTTTTACATTTCTCATCTGATATGGAATCGTTAGATGTAACAATCACCAACCTTCAGGTGCATCCATATTCAATGGGTGAATTGGATAAAGACAATAAATATAAATCACTGCCGCAACATGTTATTTCCTTTACCATAACACCACGGAATGACGGTAAGCCGCTGGCTAGTGAGCGCCTTGTTGCATTGAAAAAAATGGTAGAACTCAAAGATAAACGTAATCCTTTTCAACGTTTCGCCTTTGACGCCAAGCAACGAATTGTCAATCCTAGCGTGGATCTTACCTGGATTTATCGTCTTACTGGTATTGGCAAGGATCAGAAAGGACCTTACGCGACTATTGATCGTAGTGATTATTACGTTGGTGATATGCTTGATGGTAATAAAAAAATCGATAAAGTTCTTGCGGATCGTGTGAATTTGGTCGAAGAAACGCCCAACGGTAAGCAAAGCTACGTGATGAAATTCCGCTCTGTTCCCATTAGTAAACCGTAG